A single genomic interval of Adhaeribacter pallidiroseus harbors:
- a CDS encoding ArsR/SmtB family transcription factor yields the protein MGATKAQHFTEAQNQLANYAKALAHPARIAILQYLLKQQTCICSNLVEELPLAQATISQHLKELKAVGLIKGNVEGTSVCYCIDHEKWEEVRATFLLLFTGKVAHTNNCC from the coding sequence ATGGGAGCTACAAAAGCACAACACTTTACCGAAGCGCAAAATCAATTGGCTAATTACGCCAAAGCTTTGGCCCATCCGGCCAGAATAGCTATTCTGCAGTATTTATTAAAACAGCAGACTTGTATTTGCAGCAATTTAGTAGAAGAATTACCCTTGGCCCAAGCTACCATATCGCAGCACCTGAAAGAACTAAAAGCTGTAGGTTTAATTAAAGGCAACGTGGAGGGTACCAGTGTGTGTTATTGCATTGATCATGAAAAGTGGGAAGAAGTAAGAGCTACTTTCTTGCTTTTGTTTACGGGCAAAGTAGCGCACACAAATAATTGTTGTTAA
- a CDS encoding DUF6428 family protein, with protein sequence MNQTNHVTWQNFKNTLLQHPDLHLQFQYTAENLVDASYHITEIKQAPIVSVDCGGVMNSWTEIIVQLWEPELNTGKEAMLVSKAWSIIAVVEKVLPLNPLGIVKIEFGNSQFDTRQMDPGAFLVSENNLIVNLSPDLVQCKAMERGGSCGTSHKGEECCASVAEVKPQKIKMPLINMDANSCALGSGCC encoded by the coding sequence ATGAACCAGACAAATCATGTAACCTGGCAAAATTTTAAAAATACCTTACTGCAACATCCGGATTTGCACCTGCAGTTTCAGTATACCGCCGAAAACTTAGTGGATGCCTCTTACCATATTACCGAAATTAAACAAGCTCCCATTGTTTCGGTGGATTGTGGCGGCGTTATGAATTCCTGGACCGAAATTATCGTGCAACTCTGGGAACCGGAACTGAATACTGGTAAAGAGGCCATGCTTGTAAGTAAAGCATGGTCGATTATTGCGGTTGTGGAAAAAGTATTGCCTTTAAATCCGTTGGGCATTGTTAAAATTGAGTTTGGCAATTCGCAATTCGATACCCGCCAAATGGACCCCGGTGCGTTTCTGGTTTCGGAAAATAATTTAATTGTAAACCTGAGTCCAGACCTGGTGCAATGTAAAGCCATGGAACGCGGCGGAAGTTGCGGAACCAGCCATAAAGGAGAGGAGTGCTGCGCTTCTGTTGCCGAAGTAAAGCCACAGAAAATAAAAATGCCATTAATTAATATGGATGCTAACAGTTGTGCCCTTGGTTCAGGTTGCTGCTAA